The Osmia bicornis bicornis unplaced genomic scaffold, iOsmBic2.1, whole genome shotgun sequence genome includes a window with the following:
- the LOC114881571 gene encoding serine/threonine-protein kinase CBK1-like — protein MGESDNNYQQMFRDVQLLLQQQQEQHHREMQLLQQQLQQQQQQQLQQLREELLPQQQQDPRPTEEPLPQVRPAEIGEEAKPPRKRGVAAGRSRRLRGYRGGQVIDPY, from the exons atgGGAGAATCTGATAACAATT ATCAACAAATGTTCAGGGACGTacagctgctgctgcagcagcaacagGAGCAGCATCACCGTGAGATgcagctgctgcagcagcagctgcagcagcaacagcaacagcagttgcagcaactgagggaggagctcctccctcagcaACAACAGGATCCGCGACCGACGGAGGAGCCCCTCCCTCAGGTGCGACCTGCGGAAATCGGCGAGGAGGCGAAGCCACCGCGAA aaagaggagtGGCGGCCGGCAGGTCCAGGCGCTTGCGGGGTTACCGGGGGGGTCAGG TAATTGATCCTTACTAA